Below is a window of Georgenia soli DNA.
GGACGACGACGGCGGGCGCGGACGCCCGGCGTAGCCGCGGCAGCAACCGCGCACCTGTCTGGACGAGCACCTGCTCGCGCAGCGCTCGCAGGTCCTCGGCGCCCGGCAGGTCCAGCGGGTAGGCGGCACGCTCGACGTCCGCCCGCAGATCGGTGACGACCGAGAGTCGCGGGCCACGGCCTTCCTCCCGCGCCGCCGAACCGTCCGCGGGAGCTTCCGGACGATCGTGGTTCAGGGTGGTCACGGCCCCATTGTCGGTGATGCGCGCGGCGTCCTAGGACAAGCGCGCCGGGCGCTACCCTCGTTCACCGAGCCCCCATAGCTCAATGGATAGAGCAACGGCCTTCTAATCCGTAGGTTGCAGGTTCGAGTCCTGCTGGGGGCACCACGGCGGTGCGGCACGTCCCGACTACGCTGACCGGGTGAGCCGAAACACCGCCCCCAAGGACCCGATCGTCTGGATCGACTGCGAGATGACCGGGCTGGACCTGGAGAAGGACGCCCTCATCGAGGTCGCCGTCGTCGTCACCGACTCCGAGCTGGTGCCGCTGGACGCCGGGCTGGACCTGGTCATCGCCCCGACGCCGGGCTCGGTCGAGCAGATGAACGACGTCGTGCGGGAGATGCACACCACCTCCGGCCTGCTCCAGGAGCTCGACCACGGCCTGTCGATGGCGGAGGCCCAGGAGCAGGTCCTCGCCTACGTGCGCCAGTGGGTCCCCGAGCCGCGCAGGGCGCCGCTGGCCGGGAACTCCGTCGGGACGGACCGCACCTTCCTCGCCCGGGACATGCCCGAGCTCGTCGAGCACCTCCACTACCGGATCGTCGACGTCTCCTCGATCAAGGAGCTCGCCCGCCGCTGGTACCCGCGCACGTACTTCCAGTCCCCTGCCAAGAACGGCGGGCACCGCGCGCTGGCCGACATCCTCGAGTCCATCGACGAGCTGCGCTACTACCGCGCGGTGCTCTTCCCGGCCGGTGACGGTCCCGACTCCCCGACCGCCAAGGCGGCCGCCGACGCGATCGCCGCGGCCCCGACCGCCGCCGTCGTCGAGGCGCTGGCGCAGGAGGCGGCCGAGAAGGAGGCCCCGGAGCACGCGACGACGTGACCCAGACCACGGCCGGTCGATTACGGGAGCCGCCGGCGGATCGGCTATGCTCGTCCACTGTTGCCGGGGAGTT
It encodes the following:
- the orn gene encoding oligoribonuclease, which codes for MTGLDLEKDALIEVAVVVTDSELVPLDAGLDLVIAPTPGSVEQMNDVVREMHTTSGLLQELDHGLSMAEAQEQVLAYVRQWVPEPRRAPLAGNSVGTDRTFLARDMPELVEHLHYRIVDVSSIKELARRWYPRTYFQSPAKNGGHRALADILESIDELRYYRAVLFPAGDGPDSPTAKAAADAIAAAPTAAVVEALAQEAAEKEAPEHATT